The following proteins are encoded in a genomic region of Chloroflexota bacterium:
- the mnmG gene encoding tRNA uridine-5-carboxymethylaminomethyl(34) synthesis enzyme MnmG, giving the protein MSTARNHSVPEFDVVVVGGGHSGCEAALAAARIGARTMLVTQNLDKVAGMPCNPSIGGPAKGHLVREIDALGGEMARNSDRTQLQMRTLNTGKGPAVRAMRAQCDKALYSQSMGSALRRCRDLVLCQAQVDRLIWEPNGGDSWRIGGVVTGDGEAVQSRCVVITTGTFLNGRIVMGEQVFQAGRAGEPAAFGISEDLGEHGFELGRLKTGTPPRIDAESIDYRLTEIQPGSPDPLYFSFLGPDRDHRLGEPAAAWYPGIENHRWSPQMPCYSVHTNPRSHEIISGNLHRAPMYDGTIASTGPRYCPSIEDKIVRFAQKSSHQLFLEPEGFADRSVYVQGANTSLPADVQQAMLESVPALASARVLRYGYAIEYDYAPPHQIDATLEARSAAGLFLAGQINGTTGYEEAAAQGLLAGINAALTATGREPLTIGRHQGYVGVMVDDLVTKDLDEPYRVHTSRAEYRLLLRQDNADRRLTPIAARLGLADGERLDRLERKEAQIARAEDWLRSARLGPERVNPYLLGLGQTAVRETVPAHRLLARPGVTLNELRTLAGEPGFAAEVAEQVELASLYAGYISQQQRQVERARSQEDAVLPDWLDYSGIQGLRTEARIKLARHRPATLGQASRLSGVTASDLAVLMVQLRRAQAA; this is encoded by the coding sequence ATGAGCACCGCGCGCAATCACTCCGTTCCCGAATTCGACGTCGTTGTAGTCGGCGGCGGCCACTCCGGCTGCGAAGCTGCCCTGGCGGCGGCCCGCATCGGCGCGCGCACGATGCTGGTCACCCAGAACCTCGACAAGGTGGCCGGCATGCCGTGCAACCCGTCGATCGGCGGCCCGGCCAAGGGGCACCTGGTTCGCGAGATCGACGCCCTGGGCGGCGAGATGGCCCGCAACAGCGATCGAACCCAGCTCCAGATGCGCACCCTGAACACCGGCAAGGGGCCCGCCGTGCGGGCGATGCGCGCCCAGTGCGACAAGGCCCTCTATTCGCAATCGATGGGCTCCGCGCTGCGGCGCTGCCGGGACCTGGTGCTCTGTCAGGCCCAGGTGGATCGGCTCATCTGGGAACCTAACGGCGGCGATTCCTGGCGGATCGGCGGAGTCGTGACCGGCGATGGCGAAGCCGTCCAAAGCCGCTGCGTGGTGATCACTACCGGCACGTTCCTCAACGGCCGGATCGTCATGGGCGAGCAGGTGTTCCAGGCCGGCCGGGCCGGGGAGCCGGCCGCCTTCGGGATCTCCGAAGATCTCGGCGAACACGGTTTCGAGCTCGGGCGCTTAAAGACCGGCACGCCCCCGCGGATTGATGCCGAGAGCATCGATTACCGGCTGACCGAGATTCAGCCGGGTTCACCCGATCCGCTCTACTTCTCCTTCCTCGGTCCGGACCGCGACCACCGGCTGGGCGAACCCGCCGCGGCCTGGTATCCAGGCATCGAAAACCACCGCTGGTCTCCCCAGATGCCCTGCTACAGCGTTCACACCAATCCGCGATCGCACGAGATCATTTCCGGCAACCTGCACCGCGCCCCGATGTACGACGGCACGATCGCCAGCACCGGACCGCGTTACTGCCCTTCGATCGAGGACAAGATCGTGCGGTTCGCGCAAAAGTCCTCGCACCAGCTGTTTCTTGAGCCGGAGGGTTTCGCCGACCGTTCGGTCTACGTTCAGGGCGCCAACACCTCGCTGCCGGCCGACGTGCAACAGGCGATGCTCGAATCGGTTCCGGCGCTGGCAAGCGCGCGGGTGCTGCGCTACGGCTATGCGATCGAATACGACTACGCGCCGCCGCACCAGATTGACGCGACGCTGGAGGCCCGATCGGCGGCCGGACTTTTCCTAGCCGGCCAGATCAACGGTACCACCGGTTACGAGGAGGCGGCCGCCCAGGGCCTGCTGGCCGGAATCAATGCGGCCCTAACCGCGACCGGGCGGGAGCCGTTGACGATCGGCCGCCACCAGGGGTACGTGGGGGTCATGGTCGATGACCTGGTCACCAAGGATCTGGACGAACCCTATCGGGTCCACACCTCGCGCGCCGAATACCGGCTGCTGCTGCGCCAGGACAACGCCGACCGGCGGCTGACCCCGATCGCCGCCCGCCTGGGCCTGGCCGACGGGGAGCGCCTGGACCGACTGGAGCGCAAAGAGGCCCAGATCGCCCGGGCCGAAGACTGGCTACGCTCGGCGCGACTGGGGCCGGAGCGGGTCAACCCCTACCTGCTGGGCCTGGGGCAGACCGCGGTGCGCGAGACGGTCCCGGCGCACCGCCTGCTGGCGCGCCCCGGGGTGACCCTGAACGAGCTGCGCACGCTTGCCGGGGAGCCGGGGTTTGCAGCCGAAGTCGCCGAGCAGGTGGAGTTGGCCAGCCTTTACGCCGGTTACATCAGCCAGCAGCAACGCCAGGTCGAACGGGCCCGATCGCAGGAGGACGCGGTCCTACCGGACTGGCTCGATTACTCGGGGATCCAGGGGCTGCGGACCGAAGCCCGAATCAAGCTGGCGCGGCATCGACCGGCCACGCTCGGCCAGGCTTCGCGCCTTTCCGGGGTGACCGCCTCCGACCTGGCGGTGCTTATGGTCCAGCTGCGCAGAGCGCAGGCGGCCTAG
- a CDS encoding sulfatase-like hydrolase/transferase, translated as MPRSRPNILFVITDQQRYETVNALGYEYMDTPVQDRLVREGVSFSGCHVNAPSCGPSRGALFSGLSPHNSGALMNQQTWPRTWVKDLSDSGYHCVNVGKMHAWPFWGMHGFNERFVVENKQRHFAERVWTGNNLTFFDEWDKALWQAGTRRLERDDLKEWPEFETSDGAYDWWEEDDLHPDVFVGDMAIRWLENFPENDKPIFLEVGFPGPHPPFDPIKRYADAYMEKDLPILEVSEEEMEAQPEALKKFRDYQQIRFPDSIFFDPHAPRERRHRQRAYYLANVTMIDEKLGQILETIEKRWSLDDWVIIFTSDHGEHLGDHGIVEKWTMYDCSVRVPLMFSAPGRIEGGRHIDDLVQLFDIGPTVLEFAGVEPPEHFEAQSLMGLLRDEPGASGREYVFSEHGPDPMLHMVEYEMMVRDKDWKLVEFLGDEDGQLYDLRSDPEEVENLWHDPDHAEQKAHLREVLHRWFLRSTVRTTASRVPAINP; from the coding sequence ATGCCGCGATCGCGCCCCAACATCCTGTTCGTAATCACCGACCAGCAGCGCTACGAAACGGTTAACGCGCTCGGCTACGAATACATGGACACGCCGGTGCAGGACCGCCTGGTGCGCGAGGGGGTCAGCTTTTCGGGCTGCCACGTCAACGCGCCCTCCTGCGGGCCCTCGCGGGGAGCGTTGTTCAGCGGTCTGAGCCCGCACAACAGCGGCGCCCTGATGAACCAGCAGACTTGGCCGCGGACCTGGGTCAAGGACCTGTCCGATTCGGGCTATCACTGCGTAAACGTCGGCAAGATGCACGCCTGGCCATTCTGGGGAATGCATGGGTTCAACGAGCGGTTCGTGGTCGAGAACAAGCAGCGCCATTTCGCCGAGCGAGTGTGGACCGGCAACAACCTGACGTTCTTCGACGAGTGGGACAAGGCGCTCTGGCAGGCCGGGACCCGGCGCCTGGAACGCGACGACCTCAAGGAATGGCCGGAATTTGAGACCAGCGACGGCGCGTACGACTGGTGGGAGGAAGACGACCTGCATCCCGATGTCTTCGTCGGCGACATGGCCATCCGCTGGCTGGAGAACTTCCCCGAGAACGACAAGCCGATCTTCCTCGAGGTGGGGTTCCCCGGCCCGCACCCGCCATTCGACCCGATCAAGCGCTACGCCGACGCCTACATGGAAAAGGACCTTCCGATCCTGGAGGTCAGCGAGGAGGAGATGGAGGCCCAACCGGAGGCGCTGAAGAAGTTCCGCGACTACCAGCAGATCCGGTTCCCCGACTCGATCTTTTTCGACCCGCACGCCCCGCGCGAGCGGCGCCACCGCCAGCGGGCCTATTACCTGGCCAACGTGACCATGATCGACGAGAAGCTGGGCCAGATCCTGGAGACGATCGAGAAGCGCTGGTCGCTGGACGACTGGGTGATCATCTTCACCTCCGACCACGGCGAACACCTGGGCGACCACGGAATCGTCGAGAAGTGGACCATGTACGACTGCTCGGTGCGGGTGCCGCTGATGTTCAGCGCCCCCGGCCGCATTGAGGGCGGCCGTCACATCGACGATCTGGTGCAGCTATTCGACATCGGTCCGACGGTCCTGGAATTTGCCGGCGTCGAACCGCCCGAGCATTTCGAGGCCCAGTCATTGATGGGCTTGCTTCGCGACGAACCTGGCGCCAGCGGACGAGAGTACGTGTTCTCCGAACACGGTCCGGACCCGATGCTGCACATGGTCGAGTACGAGATGATGGTTCGCGACAAGGATTGGAAGCTGGTCGAATTCCTGGGCGATGAGGACGGCCAGCTATACGATCTGCGTTCGGACCCGGAAGAAGTCGAAAACCTCTGGCACGACCCCGATCATGCCGAGCAAAAGGCCCATCTGCGCGAGGTGCTGCACCGCTGGTTCCTGCGCAGCACGGTGCGGACAACTGCTTCCCGGGTCCCGGCGATCAACCCCTAA